A genome region from Blautia coccoides includes the following:
- a CDS encoding carbohydrate kinase family protein produces MGKKVIVAGHACLDITPLFPQNQPPAKLGDILSPGKLIQMEGVDIHAGGAVSNTGMAMKMLGMDVCLMAKTGRDEFGKIISDIYAAQGADSGIIVQEGQNTSYSVVLALPGVDRIFLHDPGCNHTFSFEDLPKEKLLGTDLFHFGYPPLMKKMYENTGSELVRIMRYLKSQGTATSLDLAFVDGESEAGKADWKEILSRVLPYVDFFVPSIEELCFMLDRERYEEWRTRTEGEDLSFFLDVQRDIRPLADKCMDLGTKVLLLKCGAPGLYYRTTQASRLRELEASLGISAEDWSDRDGFEASYRPKKVLSGTGAGDTTIAAFLTAMLEGYSFEMCIRLAAAEGASCVEAYDALGGIRPLKELASMIESGWEKQDFKR; encoded by the coding sequence ATGGGCAAAAAGGTGATCGTAGCAGGACATGCCTGTCTGGACATTACCCCTCTTTTTCCTCAGAACCAGCCGCCGGCGAAATTAGGAGATATTCTCTCGCCGGGAAAGCTGATCCAAATGGAGGGTGTTGACATCCATGCAGGCGGTGCGGTATCCAACACGGGTATGGCGATGAAAATGCTGGGGATGGATGTATGTCTCATGGCAAAGACAGGCAGGGATGAATTCGGAAAGATCATTTCCGATATCTATGCCGCGCAGGGAGCAGACTCCGGGATCATTGTGCAGGAAGGACAGAATACCTCCTATTCTGTTGTCCTTGCGCTCCCTGGAGTAGACAGGATATTTCTTCATGATCCGGGATGCAATCATACATTTTCCTTTGAAGATCTGCCGAAGGAAAAGCTCTTGGGGACAGACCTGTTTCACTTCGGCTATCCGCCGCTGATGAAGAAAATGTATGAAAATACAGGAAGTGAACTGGTTCGGATAATGAGATATCTGAAATCCCAAGGGACTGCCACCTCTCTGGATCTGGCTTTTGTGGACGGGGAGTCAGAGGCGGGAAAGGCGGACTGGAAGGAGATTTTAAGCCGGGTGCTGCCGTATGTGGATTTTTTCGTGCCCAGTATCGAGGAACTCTGCTTCATGCTGGACAGGGAGAGATATGAGGAGTGGAGGACCAGGACAGAGGGTGAGGATCTTTCCTTTTTCCTGGATGTTCAGAGAGATATCAGGCCTCTGGCGGATAAATGTATGGATTTGGGGACAAAGGTCCTTCTGCTGAAATGCGGTGCCCCCGGCCTGTATTACAGGACCACGCAAGCCAGCCGCCTGAGGGAATTGGAGGCATCCCTTGGAATCTCTGCGGAGGACTGGTCAGACAGAGATGGATTTGAGGCAAGCTATCGGCCTAAAAAAGTGCTGTCGGGTACAGGTGCAGGTGATACGACCATCGCGGCATTTCTGACGGCAATGCTGGAAGGGTATTCCTTTGAAATGTGTATCCGTCTGGCGGCTGCAGAAGGGGCATCATGTGTGGAGGCTTATGACGCGCTGGGCGGGATCCGTCCCCTTAAGGAACTGGCTTCTATGATTGAGAGCGGATGGGAAAAACAGGATTTTAAGAGATAA
- a CDS encoding alpha-L-rhamnosidase, translating into MEWHAKWIRPQTDTGDICPLFQKDFYLEKPVKSARLFITALGTYEAVLNKTRVGEFILAPGWTSYQKRLQYQVYDITNLLKKENHISVTVGKGWYRSPMPGWSKSDVQEALKKSPAGLLAQLEIICEDDSAVYTATDESWTFSESPILFSEIYDGEIYDASLECESTSITGDEQAQNSAGPVCEFEGPTHTLIPQQGEEIREQERLAPIRIFTTPKGETVADFGQNVTGYVEIHLTARAGEKVELSHAEVLDKEGCFYTENYRTAKAQYLYICRDGQQSYKPKLTFFGFRYIRIDRFPGGPAAAKPENFTAVVIHSAMQRTGYFNCSNPLLNQLFDNVIWGQKGNFVDVPTDCPQRDERLGWTGDAQVFIRTACMNYDTEKFYTKWLADMAADQGEDGRVGHVIPDLLSQEPASSAWGDAAAICPWELYLAYGNKELLSSQFNLMKKWISYISTHTTTEYLWTGGTHYGDWLGLDAPSGSYKGSTREDFIASAFYAYSTSLVIKAGKVLGENVTAYEDLYTRIVTAFRIAYPEYRTQTECILAAHFQLAPDCQAAADQLAAMVKQCGVQLQTGFVGTPYILHTLSDHGYAELAYSLLLREEYPSWLYPVTKGATTIWEHWDGIMPDGNFWSADMNSYNHYAYGAVADWIYSVAAGIQRIPEFPGYEKVRIAPIPDSRLGWLSISLDTRYGTIRSGWKKSENVWRYEISTPVDALVVIAGKECWVGKGSYVFYSEITNIFQ; encoded by the coding sequence ATGGAATGGCATGCAAAATGGATAAGACCACAGACGGATACAGGCGATATCTGCCCCCTGTTCCAAAAAGATTTCTATCTAGAAAAACCGGTAAAGTCTGCAAGACTTTTTATAACAGCCCTTGGCACATACGAAGCCGTGCTCAACAAAACCCGCGTGGGGGAATTTATTCTGGCCCCGGGCTGGACTTCTTATCAAAAACGGCTCCAATATCAGGTCTATGACATTACAAATCTTCTGAAAAAAGAAAACCATATTTCCGTCACTGTGGGGAAAGGCTGGTACCGCAGCCCCATGCCCGGCTGGAGTAAATCCGATGTCCAGGAGGCGCTGAAAAAAAGTCCCGCAGGGCTTCTCGCACAGTTGGAGATCATCTGCGAGGATGATTCCGCTGTGTATACCGCAACAGATGAGTCCTGGACTTTTTCGGAGAGTCCCATCCTCTTTTCGGAGATATACGACGGAGAAATCTATGACGCTTCACTGGAATGCGAAAGCACATCTATAACCGGAGATGAACAGGCACAAAACTCTGCCGGGCCTGTATGTGAATTTGAAGGTCCGACACACACCTTAATCCCCCAGCAGGGCGAAGAGATCCGGGAGCAGGAAAGACTTGCGCCTATACGTATCTTTACCACACCAAAAGGAGAGACTGTGGCAGACTTCGGCCAGAATGTCACAGGTTATGTGGAAATCCATCTCACAGCCAGAGCCGGAGAAAAGGTGGAGCTTTCCCATGCGGAAGTTCTGGACAAAGAGGGATGTTTTTATACAGAAAATTACAGGACTGCAAAAGCCCAATACCTGTATATCTGCCGTGACGGTCAGCAGTCCTACAAGCCCAAACTCACTTTCTTTGGTTTCCGCTATATACGGATCGACCGTTTTCCCGGAGGCCCGGCTGCCGCAAAACCAGAAAATTTCACAGCAGTTGTGATACACTCTGCCATGCAGCGGACCGGATATTTTAACTGCTCTAATCCCCTGCTGAACCAGCTCTTTGACAATGTTATCTGGGGACAGAAGGGAAACTTTGTGGACGTACCCACAGACTGTCCCCAAAGGGATGAACGTCTTGGATGGACAGGGGACGCCCAGGTATTCATCCGCACAGCCTGCATGAATTATGACACGGAAAAATTCTATACAAAATGGCTTGCGGATATGGCCGCAGACCAAGGAGAAGACGGAAGAGTCGGCCATGTGATCCCTGACCTGCTTTCCCAGGAGCCTGCCAGTTCTGCCTGGGGCGATGCGGCTGCCATCTGCCCGTGGGAACTCTATCTGGCCTATGGAAACAAGGAGCTGTTATCCTCCCAGTTCAACCTCATGAAGAAGTGGATCTCCTATATTTCCACCCATACCACAACAGAATATCTGTGGACCGGAGGGACTCATTATGGGGACTGGCTTGGCCTGGATGCTCCATCCGGAAGCTATAAAGGGTCCACACGGGAGGACTTTATCGCCTCTGCCTTCTATGCCTATTCCACTTCACTGGTGATCAAAGCGGGTAAAGTATTGGGTGAAAATGTGACAGCCTATGAAGACCTGTATACCAGGATCGTGACTGCTTTCCGCATCGCTTATCCTGAATACAGGACACAGACAGAGTGCATCCTGGCTGCCCATTTCCAGCTTGCCCCGGACTGCCAGGCCGCGGCTGACCAGCTTGCAGCTATGGTAAAACAATGCGGCGTACAGCTCCAAACCGGTTTTGTGGGCACTCCATATATCCTGCATACGCTGAGCGATCACGGATATGCAGAGCTGGCATACAGTCTTCTGTTAAGAGAAGAATATCCATCATGGCTGTATCCGGTCACAAAAGGCGCAACGACTATCTGGGAGCACTGGGACGGCATTATGCCTGACGGAAACTTCTGGAGCGCAGATATGAATTCTTACAATCATTATGCTTATGGCGCTGTGGCTGACTGGATCTACAGTGTGGCTGCCGGAATCCAGAGGATTCCAGAATTCCCGGGATATGAGAAGGTGAGGATCGCACCGATTCCGGACAGCAGACTTGGATGGCTGTCCATATCCCTGGACACACGTTATGGAACCATACGCTCAGGATGGAAAAAATCGGAGAATGTGTGGCGTTATGAGATCAGCACACCGGTGGATGCCCTTGTGGTGATCGCAGGGAAGGAATGCTGGGTAGGAAAAGGAAGTTATGTATTCTACAGTGAAATAACTAATATTTTCCAATGA
- a CDS encoding EamA family transporter — protein MWNYIWPILLVIGSNTVYNICAKSTPAEANAFVSLSVTYLVGTLLSIGMFYLTSAERGYFAELRKLNWASVVLGASVVALEFGYIAIYRAGWKVSAGSLVANIGLAVILIVVGVVFYKELISLKQICGILLCLGGLLLLNT, from the coding sequence ATGTGGAACTATATCTGGCCTATCCTTTTAGTGATTGGCTCCAACACGGTTTATAACATCTGTGCCAAATCAACGCCGGCAGAGGCAAATGCCTTTGTATCCCTTTCTGTGACATATCTGGTAGGTACTCTTTTGTCCATAGGAATGTTTTATCTAACGTCTGCCGAGAGAGGTTATTTTGCAGAGTTAAGAAAATTGAACTGGGCTTCTGTTGTATTAGGAGCATCTGTCGTTGCTCTGGAATTTGGTTATATCGCCATATACAGAGCCGGCTGGAAGGTCAGCGCCGGTTCTCTGGTCGCTAATATCGGTCTTGCGGTTATTCTGATCGTGGTGGGTGTGGTCTTTTACAAAGAACTGATAAGCTTAAAACAAATCTGTGGAATCCTGCTGTGTCTGGGCGGCCTGCTTCTGCTCAACACATAG
- a CDS encoding helix-turn-helix domain-containing protein, with protein MDKAVTIHIREVSKESRERLVMMPYRQTDMESHNHDFFELVYVVKGRAVHTLNSREGVLKEGDYFIIDYGSVHSYSKSEDFTLINCIFLPEVIDETMTGCRSLDELLHGCLIRYYTSIPGETPGNRIFHDEDGRIRQLIMGMLEEYEEKKEGYAEVFRCRLIELLILTLRKGVHEKPKHPKHRAVLDVLQYVDCNYQNYVNLGMFCQQYHYTLSYISRIFRQETGLSFREYLQKVRIEKSCQLLAGSDMRIGEIAQAVGYEDKKFFNTIFKKIVKMTPREYRNLSSVKGKGSGAVNSDERL; from the coding sequence ATGGATAAGGCAGTAACCATCCATATCAGAGAAGTATCAAAAGAAAGCCGGGAGAGGCTGGTAATGATGCCGTACCGGCAGACCGATATGGAAAGCCACAACCATGATTTCTTTGAATTGGTTTATGTAGTAAAGGGGAGAGCTGTGCATACACTGAACTCCCGGGAGGGAGTTCTGAAAGAAGGGGATTACTTTATCATAGACTATGGCAGTGTGCACAGCTATTCAAAAAGTGAGGATTTTACACTGATCAACTGTATCTTTTTGCCCGAAGTCATAGATGAGACCATGACGGGCTGCCGTTCTCTAGATGAACTTCTTCATGGCTGTCTGATACGATACTACACGTCCATACCGGGGGAGACACCGGGGAATCGTATTTTTCACGATGAGGATGGACGGATCAGGCAACTGATCATGGGAATGCTGGAGGAATATGAGGAGAAGAAAGAGGGATATGCGGAGGTCTTTCGATGCAGGCTGATCGAACTGCTGATCCTGACTCTAAGAAAAGGCGTTCATGAGAAACCAAAGCATCCAAAGCACCGGGCGGTGCTTGACGTGCTCCAGTATGTTGACTGCAATTATCAGAATTATGTAAACTTGGGAATGTTCTGTCAGCAGTATCATTATACGTTGTCTTATATCAGCCGGATCTTCCGGCAGGAAACAGGGCTTTCCTTCCGGGAATATCTGCAGAAGGTAAGGATAGAGAAGAGCTGTCAATTGCTGGCCGGGAGTGATATGAGGATTGGAGAAATAGCTCAGGCGGTAGGATATGAGGATAAGAAGTTTTTTAACACTATTTTTAAGAAGATCGTGAAAATGACACCCCGGGAGTATAGGAATCTGTCTTCGGTGAAAGGAAAAGGTTCAGGTGCTGTAAACAGTGATGAACGGTTATAA
- a CDS encoding AraC family transcriptional regulator translates to MDKEFELIAHPQIHAFSAILVRLFSRAPHAHREMEIGLVLDGNVEFTVNGNTHILHSGDLYLLNPMDLHEIRGLDGSALILAIQMSRQLVTSYFQHDENTCFLENCVRPFFSQHETRYEIMKGLLIELAYNYFGQFANYEYKCMSLLNMILYGLHTYVPKKIYTDSEMTARRHRQERMSRITDYIEKNFRQKLLLKDIADHENLSLTYLSHLFRDELNLSFQEYLNLKRFEYACRLLQNTDKKVLTVSIESGFSDVRYLNQLCQKYYNCPASELRQKRKEPARADRQAASNTQNIFTAGDSILLLHTLREKCQEKYSDYTIWEFYG, encoded by the coding sequence ATGGATAAAGAATTTGAATTGATCGCACACCCCCAGATCCACGCCTTCAGCGCCATACTGGTACGCCTTTTTTCCCGGGCTCCACACGCCCACAGGGAGATGGAAATAGGGCTTGTTCTTGACGGAAATGTGGAATTTACAGTAAACGGAAATACGCACATACTTCACAGCGGTGACCTGTATCTGCTGAACCCCATGGATCTCCATGAAATACGGGGACTGGATGGCAGCGCCCTGATCCTGGCCATTCAGATGTCCCGGCAGCTTGTCACCTCCTATTTTCAACATGATGAAAATACATGTTTTCTGGAGAACTGCGTACGTCCTTTTTTCTCCCAGCATGAGACACGCTACGAAATCATGAAGGGTCTGCTCATTGAACTGGCATACAACTACTTCGGGCAGTTTGCTAATTATGAATATAAATGTATGAGCCTGCTGAATATGATCCTGTACGGCCTTCACACCTATGTTCCCAAGAAGATATATACCGATTCTGAGATGACTGCCCGCAGACACCGGCAGGAGCGCATGAGCCGCATCACAGACTACATAGAAAAAAATTTCCGACAGAAGCTGCTGCTAAAGGACATTGCAGACCATGAGAATCTTTCCCTGACCTATCTGTCACATCTATTTCGAGATGAGTTAAACCTGTCCTTTCAGGAATATCTGAATCTGAAACGTTTTGAGTATGCCTGCCGTCTTCTCCAGAATACGGATAAAAAAGTGCTTACCGTAAGTATTGAGAGCGGTTTTTCTGATGTCAGATACCTGAATCAGCTCTGTCAGAAATATTACAACTGTCCGGCCTCCGAACTGCGCCAAAAAAGGAAGGAGCCTGCCCGTGCGGACAGGCAGGCGGCCTCTAATACCCAGAATATATTTACAGCCGGGGACAGTATCCTGCTTCTGCATACACTGCGGGAAAAATGTCAGGAAAAATACAGTGATTATACTATATGGGAATTTTATGGCTAA
- a CDS encoding ABC transporter permease, whose product MKKYLEAAKVYLKVKLMWRVDLIFGFISIVMKIIFASLLWGIIFRDRELVAGFTKNSMMTYYLLSAFFAQIDISEKISGDITLGIRSGTFSKYMTVPLDADNYFLAMEAGSILPHIVLDAAAVFLIGLGFGIRISITSDITCILCALVIAFLGLLFMAQLSYFLGILTFRFEEISTFLMIKQNILALVSGSVIPLVLLPEMVVKCMQALPFYYTAYLPSMLLMGKNGEEAVRGVFIMLGWNLGIRLLEKIVYEKYRVKYDGAGI is encoded by the coding sequence ATGAAAAAATATCTGGAAGCGGCAAAAGTGTATCTGAAAGTAAAACTTATGTGGAGGGTAGATTTGATATTTGGTTTTATATCCATTGTAATGAAAATCATATTTGCTTCCTTGCTGTGGGGCATCATATTCAGGGATAGGGAGTTGGTAGCAGGATTTACCAAGAATAGCATGATGACATACTATCTGCTCAGTGCCTTTTTTGCACAGATTGATATTTCGGAAAAAATAAGTGGGGATATCACATTAGGGATAAGGAGCGGGACCTTCTCGAAATATATGACAGTACCTTTGGATGCTGACAACTATTTTCTGGCTATGGAGGCCGGTTCCATATTGCCTCATATTGTGCTGGATGCAGCGGCGGTATTTCTCATCGGTTTGGGATTTGGAATCAGGATAAGTATTACCTCAGATATCACCTGTATTTTGTGTGCCCTGGTGATTGCTTTTCTGGGGCTGCTTTTTATGGCACAGCTCAGTTATTTTCTGGGAATCCTGACATTTCGGTTTGAAGAGATATCTACATTTCTGATGATAAAGCAGAATATCCTGGCTTTAGTCTCAGGTTCTGTTATACCTCTTGTTCTCCTGCCTGAGATGGTGGTGAAATGTATGCAGGCCCTTCCTTTTTACTATACTGCATATCTGCCGTCCATGCTGCTCATGGGGAAAAACGGTGAGGAAGCTGTGAGAGGAGTATTTATTATGCTGGGCTGGAATCTGGGCATCAGGCTTCTGGAAAAGATTGTTTATGAGAAGTACAGAGTGAAATATGACGGAGCCGGGATATAG
- a CDS encoding class II fructose-bisphosphate aldolase, whose product MLANLNDVLLPARQNGYGVGLFNTVNLELARGVLQAAEELSSPVIIGTAEILLPYGPLDDLAPLIVSMADRASVPVVVHYDHGLTFEKCMEALKFGFTSVMYDCSTDSYEENVRKVRELTRIAHCFGATVEAELGHVGDNGEAAGEKGMETPEAYYTDPVQAKEFIEKTHADALAIAVGTAHGAYKFKPKLDFERIRTIEGMVDVPLVLHGGSGLSEEDFKKSIACGISKVNIFTDINTAAAKAAEQALKEGKTCMTDIIPYQVEAAAEAAKAKMRIFGSVSRSRVFGIR is encoded by the coding sequence ATGTTAGCGAATTTAAATGACGTATTACTCCCGGCCAGGCAGAATGGCTACGGGGTGGGATTGTTCAATACTGTGAATCTGGAACTGGCAAGAGGGGTGCTGCAGGCAGCGGAGGAACTCAGCTCCCCGGTTATCATCGGTACAGCGGAGATTCTGCTTCCCTACGGGCCGCTGGATGATCTGGCACCTCTGATCGTCTCCATGGCAGACAGGGCATCTGTCCCTGTGGTGGTACACTATGACCACGGACTTACCTTTGAGAAATGCATGGAGGCGTTGAAGTTTGGATTTACCTCTGTTATGTATGACTGTTCCACAGACAGCTATGAGGAAAATGTGAGAAAGGTCCGAGAACTCACAAGGATTGCCCACTGTTTCGGCGCAACTGTGGAGGCTGAACTAGGGCATGTGGGGGATAACGGGGAGGCAGCAGGAGAGAAAGGAATGGAAACGCCGGAAGCATACTATACAGACCCGGTCCAGGCAAAGGAGTTTATAGAAAAAACACATGCGGATGCCCTTGCCATTGCAGTGGGAACTGCCCACGGCGCTTACAAATTCAAACCCAAACTGGATTTTGAAAGGATCAGGACAATCGAGGGTATGGTGGATGTGCCTCTGGTGCTCCACGGAGGTTCCGGGCTGTCGGAGGAAGACTTTAAAAAGTCCATCGCCTGCGGCATCAGCAAGGTGAATATCTTCACAGATATTAATACAGCAGCGGCAAAAGCTGCGGAGCAGGCGCTGAAAGAGGGAAAAACCTGTATGACAGATATCATCCCCTATCAGGTGGAGGCAGCGGCGGAGGCGGCAAAGGCCAAGATGAGAATTTTCGGGTCGGTAAGCAGAAGCCGGGTATTCGGCATCCGATGA